DNA sequence from the Carassius auratus strain Wakin unplaced genomic scaffold, ASM336829v1 scaf_tig00014207, whole genome shotgun sequence genome:
tttaagTTCCTGGCTTCTGcatggtgtgctctgattggccagctatgcAGTGTATTGTGATTAGGGCTGGCCGATATGGCTGAAAACTGTATCACGATAAGTGATAAGTGTTTCATATCGTTCGATGTcgattattatttacattatgacCTATTGAACATAAGGACCAggagaaaaatatattacatttaaacatttttattttaaacttaaaggattagttcacctcgaaatgaaaatttcctataatttactcaccacaatgccatccaagatatccatgtctttcttcagtggaaattATGTTTTTAGGTTACCAGAGAGCGATTGCTTTTGTTCTTGCAACCAAACTTGCTTCACAACCTCTGGTTCCTTtcgatgaagaaaaaaaatattgaatattgatattaGGCTTATTCTCCTATTactgtattaaattattataataataataataactatttttttttttttaggcggCCTAATATAAtttggctatcaaactgcccagctatttcacttcagcaccgcatttctcactcacacacaaacccGCGCACGCAaaagaggattagagcctgtagttGGTGAAGTTGTAATGCTTTGACTCTGATAATttgttaaatccatgaaatgaaacagaaaacgaggatttggtgtcccacacatttaacctgttagccagcactcCCCATTATGGGACCCACCGCTAAAAATGCCCTAcctaattttaaattgtaacatttccttacacacataatttttgtatttggaaagaagaccctttgggctttactttttatcaaccagatttgataatgctcaaaaatattaaaagttataaacACTGAAATgcctttgaaaatatatttaccacactgaattgtttttttttaaatttgatataaaaatacataaaatcagtcctggagcaatcaaGAAAAGTAATGTGTTGAAAGTCACATGACCCAGGTTCTATTTCATATCTGAAGGAGATAccatgaaaaatgagattcctgcaaccatttttctgagactatgtctagtcccccccacccccacatataaaaaatatttaccaactgtattgaagggttctacaaacaattttagtaattaaacataccactgcataatTTATCAATTATAAAAGGATAGACAGAAACTTAGTCATCttataagttatttatttgagcactagaaagatacaataaaaataatttaagtaaaatcaattaaaaagatttaactttgaaTGCCAATTACAGTatatcctgagattgctagaaatgcagcatttacaatgaattccAGTCATAACAATTCGATTATCATgagctgatgtgctgatggccagttatagagatggtaataatacaaatgtgccataaagtcaataaatcgcactctattcatatagacgccaTTCACATTGATAGCCGTGATtacacagtaatagcgagctTATTTGcgctcaaacagatggtaatcatgcagatacggtcacattcaacataaaacacactcacacatatatgaaaacagttaaaACAAAGAAGAAGGCGATCGCTAATTCTGCCTCCGTCAGATGACTGGTTCGTCAGAGCGCCAGCGTCATGTAGTCCTTATCTTAAATctgatcacttaacttataaAACAAACTATGTGGAGATGATGTAGAAGGAATACGTGAGAACCATATGGATgatgaagaatatctctttggatttgagactttagtctttgcaactttactgatgatctttatgcaccaagagcttgtaacgctCCAAagagaaaatatgtatttttttaattggattatatgacccctttaagtgttATGTCAATTAGTATTGGActattcatatattatatttattacctcGAAATGACCTGAAATGACCTTTTTTAGCTACAGGAATAATGGGATGCCACTGATTGGGATTTCCTGCATGTCATAAGTTATTACCGTATTGGACTTTCTGCCTGAGAGCAACCCCGGCTTCGATTATCAATGAAACCTGAAATGCAAGGTGACTTATTTCTTAGCATAAAAGAGGACAATGGTATAAGAGGAgtacaaaattattgttttaagtgtgaaaatataGCAGCAGTAGCaccgacttaaaaaaaaaaaaaacaatgaacgtGATCAGGCTCCTGAAATAATCaggtattcattttaaattttcatttagtgATGAGTGATTTTTTGCTAGAAAAAAAGAGTAGGAGAAATAACATGCAAGTGTCTTAGAGCTTGCAAAAGCTATGTAAAAAGTGACACTTTAATTCACAGAGTATGACGCAGCCTGCAGAAATGACATGCATGGTTTTTGTCACCACTAGGATTACCTAgccaaagcaaaataaattaatttaatctctTCCAAGGCCCGTATTTATAAAACAGAGACTTCTGAGAATCCATTCTCTGGTCTCGAGACCAAGTCAATAATTTTGGATCTGAAAGCATCCAAATTGTTCTGGTGTTGCTAGAGGAGGAGTACACTGAAAAGTGCTTGATACCCACAGTGATGTTCATCCAGTCGTAGTAAAGCTTTTATATAAGCATAAATGAGTGCTGAACGTGTGAAAGAGTTTTGCTTTATCAGTGCTGGCATGAATTCATACACTACTGTGTGATGTAATACAAAAACTTGAAACAGAAAATGCTACCCTCCCCTCATTCCCTGCATTATTGGGCATTTATTTTCAGCATGACAATGAATATATTAATTCTCCCAAGGTGAAGATTCTTCAGTGGACATGTATTTCACTCAATCTTGAGCTGCTGTGGGGGATTCTGTAAAGACAACCTGAGCAAAACTCCCCATTAAAGACCAGAGCATTTAAGGAGGTCGCCTGGGATTTAACAGGACAGATGTGAAAATTTGTCAAGAACTTGTACACTCTGTTCTGGAGGACATACTAAGTACTAGAATATTACACATTTTCTGACACTTGGGTGTACTCATTTCTGCATCCTTCATTTAAACTAAATTGGCTAATTTACTTATCTTACAGAAAATATTggcatatattttgttgtttttattaagtatatgcttaatatatttagattttgccATCTTCCCGTAAATTATATTAGTGATCATTAAGAAAATACatcttttatgtttatttagagGGGGTGTACTCCTTTATGCTGTgcactgtatattaaatatataataaatatcttatcattttaaaggaaaagCACAGAGGTCGTGGAAGGCATGGAGGCAATAAGAGTGGACGGGGACATAAGGGTGAACGGCAACGTGGTAATCGACCCCGACTTGGCTTTGAGGGTGGACAGACTCCATTCTACCTGATCATCCCAAAATATGGCTACAATGCCAATCACAGGTGGTTCATTGGTCAAGATATAAACTGTTACATATACATCATTCACCTTCATGGCTCATTAAGATGAAACcttatgtgttttgttttattcatccAGTCGTCGGCCGCAGTATCCCCCACTATCCCTACGCAGACTTCAGTATCTAATAGATTTGGGTCGTGTTGACCCCATGCAACCCATCGATCTAACACAACTCGTCAATTGCAGAGGGGTTACAATCCAGCCTATGAAACAAGACTATGGCATTCAGCTCATTGATGAGGTGTGTATTAAATGGCATGAATcgtttgttgttattgttgttgaatTCTGTCACGTTTGTAGTGGTGGAGTACATTCATTTTTAAGCatttctttatgtaaaatatatttttaaggtgTCTTAAGGCCCCGTCACACCAAGCACAATAACTATAATGATTGGTCTAAAAATAATTGTCAgttttaaagaatagcagagtccataCCACAGCTATAATGGTAAAGGCACAGAAAAGCAAAATAGTTGGAATCACTTTTAGAAAGATTTTTTTCCTgttgatgaacgataaaaacattgacacccAATAAGAATCCATCCTGCTAAATCGGCAGATGAGTGTGTGCTTGGAATAAACCGAGGATATCGTCCACTGGTGTGGCCATCTTAATATCAttgtctttatagttatctttatagttattgtttttgGTGTGAGCGATGCTGTAACCTTATTAACTTCTGGAAATCTGACTGCTCAGTGTCTGCAGTAACAAAACTCTGTTACAGGGAGATGATGTATTTAGTGCAAAAGTAAACCTGGAGGTCCAGGTTGCTTCAGAGAAAGCCATTGCTGCAGTTGAGCGAAATGGGGGTGTGATCACAACCAGCTACTATGATCCTCGTAGCCTCCGTAAGTATGCCTACACTCTGTTACCTAGGCATATTCACATATCTGCACATACAATCATGGACCATGACTTCAGCTCAATAGCCAACCTAACATAAAGATACAGGGCTACTtgaaataatgattattttataaaaaataatgactcaTGAGATGTCTCAGTAATTGTTGTAATAGATACTATCAGTTGCACTGATAAGATTTGTGTGTTGTTTTAGAAATCCTCATCAAGCCAGTCCCTTTTCTCATGTCTGGAGAGCCCATACCCAAGCGCCTGCTCCCTGGTGAAGACCTTCTTTCATATTACACAGATGCCAGTAACCGTGGCTACCTTGCAGACCCAGATAAAGTCCAAACTGCACGGCTAGGTCTGGCTAAAAAGTATGGCTACACCATACCTGACATCACAAGAGACAAATTTTTTGAAATGCTAGTACAAAGAAAGGATCCTCGTCAGATCTTTTTTGGGTTGTCACCTGGATGGGTGGTGAATATGACAGACAAGAAGATCCTCAAACCCACTGATGATAAAGTCTTGCAGTATTATGGCAATGTTAAGACTTTATAGTTCTTCACAATGTGAATGTCTATGGAAATAAGTTTGTGTATATAAAGTGAAAGTTGACTTAAATTCAGTGTCTGTAATAAAAAAGCTGATTCCAAATCcgtctttattcattttatttattataaaaatgtaagtacatatttCTCAAAAATGAAGTGTGAAAAAATGGCATTTATAGTGGTAAAGAGTGAACCATAATGACAAACCATAAGAgaccatcaacaacaacaaagaaggCAAAAACTTTATTAACATCTGTATAGAATTCATAATCCTGCATGATAAAAGCATCCCTTTTTTCGGAATGCAGCTTCATAAAACATGCTCAGATCATGGAAAACTGCACATTTTTAGATTCTGGTTAAAAAGTTCTCAATCTAACTCACTATAGTCCATCATTTATATCTAAAGATATTCAACAAATTTATAACACATAAAACTGCAGTGGCGACATGTAGCATAGAACAAAATTC
Encoded proteins:
- the mrpl15 gene encoding large ribosomal subunit protein uL15m yields the protein MSLTKKTAGKTIDIVKNLPRITLANLRPNPGAKKDEKHRGRGRHGGNKSGRGHKGERQRGNRPRLGFEGGQTPFYLIIPKYGYNANHSRRPQYPPLSLRRLQYLIDLGRVDPMQPIDLTQLVNCRGVTIQPMKQDYGIQLIDEGDDVFSAKVNLEVQVASEKAIAAVERNGGVITTSYYDPRSLQILIKPVPFLMSGEPIPKRLLPGEDLLSYYTDASNRGYLADPDKVQTARLGLAKKYGYTIPDITRDKFFEMLVQRKDPRQIFFGLSPGWVVNMTDKKILKPTDDKVLQYYGNVKTL